The genomic DNA AGGGAAAGGACTCGGAGCGGGGCAGGCCATGGCTTTCAATACGAAGCTGTACCAGAGCGCGCAGCTCAAGCAGGAGATGAAGATCAACCCTCGCCTGTACCAGGCGATGGAGTTGCTCTACATGCCCCTGCTGGACCTGCAGCAGCATCTCAAGACCGAGATGGCCGAGAACCCCTTCCTGGAGATGCAGGAGGCCGACGTCGAGGAGGACGTCGAGGTCACGGAGGAGGGCAAGGAGGAGAAGGACGAAGACGAGATGGACTGGGAGGAGATCCTCCTGGACGGCTTCGACGTGGGGGGGCGGCGCCAGCAATACGAGCAGCGCGAGTTCTTCCAGCCCACGCCCGTGGCCTCCCAGGACCTCCAGGACCACCTCTTCGAGCAGCTGCGGCACTCCGACCTCGCCGAGCGCGACATGCGCATGGGCGAGGAGATCATCGGCAACATCGACGATGACGGCTCCCTCTCCTGTGGTCTGGACCAGGTCGTCACCGGCGTCAACGATTGGCTGGACGAAGCCCGCGCCGTCTCCCGGGATCGCATCGCCGGCCTCGCGGACGAGGACGAGATCGAGTATCGCAACGAGCTGGCGCTTCTGGACGAGATCTTCCACCCCTACACGGTCGAGGACGCCGAGAGCGTCCTCAAGGTCATCCAGAACTTCGATCCGCCCGGCGTGGCCGCGCGCGACCTGCGTGAGTCCATCCTGATCCAGCTCCGTCAGCTGGGGGAGCAGGATACGCTCGCCGCGAAGATCGTGGAGCACCACTTCGACGACCTGCTGAACCACCGGTGGTCGGACATCGCCAAGACGCTGTCCATCTCGCCCAAGGAGGTGCAGGACGCCGCGGACGAGATCTCCAAGCTCGACCCCAAGCCGGGCCTCAAGTACTCGGCCGCACCCGATCACTACGTCATCCCGGACCTGATCGTGGAGGAGATCGACGGGGAGTACATGGTGTTCGTGAACGACACCAGCCTGCCGCGTCTGCGGATCTCGCAGGCGTACCGGGAGGTGGCCCGCGACAAGAACCAGTTCAAGGGGGAGAACAAGGAGTTCATCTCCTCCAAGCTGAACTCGGCCAACTGGATGATCCAGGCCATCGAGCAACGTCGTCAGACGATGCTCAAGGTCATGAACTACATCGTGGACCGGCAGCGGGCGTTCTTCGACAAGGGCGTGCAACACCTGAAGCCGCTCACCCTGCGCGAGGTGGCCGAGCATATCGACATGCACGAGTCCACCGTCTCCCGGGTGACCAACGAGAAGTTCGTGCAGACGCCTCGCGGCGTGTATTCCCTCAAGTTCTTCTTCTCCAGCGGCCTCTCTACCGCCACGGGTGAGGACATCTCCGCCCGCGGCGTGAAGGCGAAGATCAAGAAGCTGGTGGACGAGGAAGATCCCAAGAAGCCGCTCACGGATCAGACCATCGTGAACCTGCTCAAGTCGGACGGGGTGAAGATCGCGCGTCGTACCGTGGCCAAGTACCGCGACCAGCTCGGGATCCTCCCCGCGCGGATGCGGAAGCGGGTCTGAGCCCGGACGTGCGCCGACACGACTTCGCGGTCGTGGTGCCCGCCTACAACGAGGCGGCCGTCATCCCCGACCTCGTCCGCGAGCTCAAGGCCGCGTTCGCCGCGCACGAGCTGGATGGTGAGGTCCTCCTCGTAGACGACGGGTCGTCCGACGGGACTGCCGAGCTCGCCGAACGCGAGGCCGCCGGCTGGCCCAACTTCCGGGTGCTTCGCCATCGGGTGAACCGCGGGAAGACCGAAGCCATGGTCACGGCGGCCGAGGCCACGGAGCGCTCGGTGCTCGTCCTCTTCGATGCCGACCTGCAGCACACGCCGGACGAGATCCCCCGCTTCCTGGAGAAGATCGACGAGGGCTGGGACATCGTGACCGGCCGTAAGATCGGCGCGTACGACAAGCGGGCGGTGTCCTCCGTCTACAACCGTCTCAGCCGCTGGATCTTCCGGGTGCCGGTCCAGGATCTCAACTCCATGAAGGCCTTCCGGCGGGAAGTGCTGACCGAGATCCCGTTGCGCCACGATTGGCATCGGTTCTTCGTGGTGATGGCCTACGCGCGCGGCTACAGCGTCAGCGAGATCGACGTGACCCTCCACCCCCGGCGGGCGGGCGAATCCAAGTACCGGGGGCCGTTCCGGGTCATCGTGGGTCTGCTGGACCTCGTGTCCGTCTGGTTCCTGCTGCTGTTCTCGCGCAAGCCACTCATCCTGTTCGGGGTCAGCGGCCTGGTGCTCGTGGGTCTGGGCCTGACCGTCGCGCTGGTGGCGTTCTACCTGCGCTTCGTCATGGGGCAGGGGTTCCGGCCGCTGCTCTACCTGGTCATCCTCCTGGAGACGGTGGGCTTCCTGCTGCTGGGCTTCGGCCTCGTGTCGGAGATGATCGCCCAGCTCCGGACGGAGCTGGAGCGGGTCAAACGGGACCTCGACCGGACGCTGCGCCCGGGGTCGGAGGGCCGGCCGTGAGCGCAGGCGCTGCGCGGCCGCGCGTCCTCGCGGTCGTGGGCACGCGCCCGGAAGCGATCAAGATGGCGCCCGTCATCTCCGCGCTCGAGGCGCGTGCGGACGAGGTGGACGTGACCGTCGCGCTCACCGGTCAACACACCGACATGGTGGACCAGGTCCTGGAGGTGTTCGGCTACGCGCCGGCGTACGACCTGGAGCTGATGCGGGACGGGCAGACCCTCTACGACGTCGCGGACGGATGTCTGGCCGGACTGCGGCGCGTGGTCCAGGAGGTGCGGCCCGACGCGCTGGTCGTCCAGGGCGACACGGCCACGGTCTTCTTCGGGGCACTGGTCGCGTTCTTCGAGCGCGTGCGGGTGGGCCACGTGGAAGCCGGTCTGCGCAGCCACGACAAGTGGGCGCCCTGGCCGGAGGAGATCTTCCGCCGTCTGACGGACGTGGTCACGGACTTCTACTTTGCGCCCACGGCCGGGGCGCGCAACAACCTGCTCGCCGAGGACGTGCCTCCCGACCAGGTCTTCGTGACCGGCAACACGGTCGTGGATGCGCTGCGCCAGGTCTCGGCCTCCGACCGGACCGCCACCCATCCCCGCGTACGTGCGCTGCTGGCGTCGGGGCGACGGCTGGTCCTGCTCACCGCGCATCGACGCGAGGCGTTCGGGGAGCCGCTGCGCGCCGTGTTCGGCGCGGTGCGCCGCATCGTGGATGCGCATCCGGAGATCGACCTGCTCTACCCCGTGCACCCCAATCCGAACGTCCGCGGACCCGCCCAGGAGCTGCTGGCCGACCATCCGCGGATCCACCTGACCGAGCCGCTCGGGTACGTGGACCTGGTGCGGGTGCTCGAGCGCGCCCGCCTGGTGCTCACCGACTCCGGAGGCATCCAGGAGGAGGCTCCCACGTTCGGGACCCCGGTGCTCGTGCTTCGCGACGTGACGGAGCGACCCGAGGGCGTGCGGGCGGGCGTAGCGACGCTCGTCGGGACCGATGCCCAGCGCATCGAGCGAGAGGCGGCCCGCCTGTTGAGCGGGAAGGGGGCAGCACGCGTCACGTCGAACCCGTACGGGGACGGGCGTGCCGGCGAGCGCATCGCCGATGCGTTGATCGCCGGTCTGGCCGGGACGCCGCGGCGTCTGCAGGAGTGGCGGGCGCCATGAACGTCCTGATGCACTGCGTCTACTTCCCGCCGGAGGTGGGCGGGCTCGAGAGCCACGTCTACTACCTCTGCCGCGCCCTCGTGCGCGCCGGCCACTCCGTGAGCGTGGTGACGTCGCGGTCGCTTCCCGAAGCGCCCCCCTACGAGGTCATGGAGGGGATCGAGGTCCACCGCACCTGGTTCCCGGCCCGCAACCCGGCCGGCTGGATCCTCCACGCGCTGGGTTCCCTACCGACCACGCGCAAGCTCGCCTACCGGGCCGACGTGGTGCACGCCCAGGCCTTCCAGTCCGTCCCTCCCTGTGCCTGGGGCGTGCGCGGTCAGAACACGCCCCTGGTGGCCACGCTGCACACGTCCCACTTCCTGGTGCGCGCGCAGAAGCCGGCCTGGCAGCCCGTCCTGCGCCGCGTCGTGACCGCCCCCCACCACGTCTTCGCGGCCAGCTCGGAGATCGCTGCGGTCGCGGAGTCCCTGGCGCCCGGCGTGCGGGTCGAGCCACTCACGAACGGGGTGGAGACGGACCTCTTCAAGCCGGTCAAGCCGGCGTTCCCCCCGGGAGCACGCCGCCGCCTCGTCGTGCCGCGGCGACTCTTCCCCAAGAATGGCGTCGAGTACTTCATCCGGGCCCTGCCGCACATCGCGCGCGGCGCCGACGTGGAAGCGCTCCTGGTGGGGGATGGGCCCGAGCGCGAGCGCCTGGAAGCGCTGGCGCGGGAGCTGGGGGTGGCCGAACGCGTGCGCTTCCTGGGGCGGCAGGTCAACGCGGACATGCCCGCGCTCCTGTGCTCCGCCGAGCTGGCCGTCTTCCCGTCCCTGATGGAGGCCACCTCGGTGGCCGCGCTGGAGAGCATGGCGTGCGAGCGCCCGGTCGCGGCCTCGCGCGTCGGCGGTCTGCCCGAGATCGTCGATGACGAGGTGGGCGGCCTCTTCGAGCCCGCCGACCCCGAGGACCTCGCGCGCGTGGTGCTGGAGCTGTTGGCCCGCCCGGACCTGGCCGACCTGGGCAGGCGGGCGCGCCGTCGCGTGGAAGAGCAGTGGAGCAACCGCCGCCTGGCCGAGCGCCACATCGAGGTGTACCAGGATCTCCTGCGCCGCGCGCGCGGCCGCGCCTGGAGCGCGGCGCACCCGAGCTGACGGAGCCCGACGCATGGCCAAACGAGCTGCCCGCACGTCCGCGAAGACCGCCCCCGCGGCGGCGCATCCGGCCGCGCCCGGCACCTGGCCGCGTTGGGTGCCCGCGGCGGTCTACGCCGTGGCGACGCTGGTGCTGTTCCGGGCCTTCATCTTTTCGTCGGACATGCTGTACGGGTCCGACACGCTCTCGTTGGGATACGCCGCCCGGTTGTTCTATGCCGAGGCGCTGCGGGCCGGCACCTTCCCGTTCTGGAATCCGCTGATCCTGGGTGGGACGCCCTTCCTCGAATCCCTGGCAGGGGGTGACTCGCTGTATCCGACCTCGCTGCTGCTTCTGTTCGTGGAGCCGTACCGGGCGCTCGGGTGGAAGCTGGTCGTGCACGTCTTCCTGGCCGGTCTGTTCATGTACGGCTGGCTCCGGGCGCTCGGGTCGGGCCGTCCCGCCGCCCTGGTGGCCGGCCTGGCCTACCTGATGGCGCCGTTCATGGTGTCCCTCGTGTATCCCGGCCACGACGGCAAGCTGTTCGTCACCGCGCTGACGCCGTTGGCGTTCTGGGCGGCGGAGCGCGTGCTGACGGGTGGCGGTGCGCGTTGGTTCGCCGCCCTGGCGGGCACCGTGGGCGTCGTCATCCTGTCCACGCATTTCCAGATGGCGTATTTCCTGTTCGGCGCCCTGGGTGTGTACATGATCGTGCGCACCGCCGCGGCGGCGCGGGTGGGGGAGGGAGCCGCGGCCGGGCGGCGGGCGCTGCTGTTCCTCGGGGCCGCGCTTCTCGGGGCGGGCGTCGCGGCGGTCCAGCTCCTGCCGGCCGTGGACTACGTGACCGAGTCGTCGCGGCGCACCGCCACGACGACGGCCGCCACCTCCGACGTCGAGGGCGTGGCGTACTCCAGCAGCTATTCCCTGCATCCGGAGGAGGCGCTGGGCTTCCTCGCGCCGGAGTTCGTCGGCAACGGCGTCGCGGACGGCGCGGACTGGGCGAGCGGGACCTACTGGGGTCGCAATCCCATCAAGCTCGGTCATCCCTACTTCGGCGTCGTGGTGCTGCTGCTTGCCGGCGTCGGTCTGCTGGTCCGTGCTCGGGGTGTGGTGCACTGGACGCTCTTCGGGATCGGGACCGTGGCGTTCCTCTACGGGCTCGGTACCCACACGCCGGTCTGGCGCGTGTTCTACGAGGTCGTCCCGGGCATCTCGTTGTTCCGCGCGCCGGACATGGTGGTGTTCCTGACCGGCTTCGCGGCGGTCACCCTGGCCGGCCTGGGCCTGGACGCGCTGCTCGCGCCCGACGGGCTGCGCTGGAAGGGCGTGCAGCGCTGGATGTGGGGGCTCGTGGGCCTGTTGGGTCTGCTGACCGTGCTGGCCGCGTCCGGGATCCTGCAATCCTTCTGGTTGGCCGTGGTCTACCCGCAGGCCGACCCGGGCCGCATCGACCGCCTGACCCGGCTGCAGCCCTACCTGGTGCGAGGCTTCGCCGTCTCCACGGTGCTCGCGGGCCTCTCCGCGGGCTTGATGGTGCTGTACCGGGACGCGCGCGTGTCGGCCGGGGGCCTGATCGCCGGCCTCGCGCTGCTCGTGGGCATCGACGCCATCCGCATCGACGACACGTTCATCACGACCTTCGACGTGCGGACGTGGGCGGCTCCCGATCCGAACATGCGCTTCCTCGAGGGACAGGAATCGGCGACGGACCCATGGCGCCTGCTCTCGCTCGCGCCTCCGATCGGGCAGGACGTCAAGCCGGCGCTCTACGGGCTGGAGCTGGCCGCGGGGCATCATCCCAATGACCTGGCCCGCTACCGTGAGCTGATCGGGATGCAGGGCAGCGGGCGCCCCGAGAACCTGTTGGCCAATCCCACGCTGCTGCGCCTCCTCAACGTGCGGTACCTGCTGTGGCCGCAGGCGCAGCTGGGCGGCCCGCCCATGGAGGGCGTCCAGCCCCTGGCGGCCACCCAGCTGCAGGACGGGCGGATCTACGAGGCGGTCTACCCCTGGAACGATCTGCCGAGGGCGCGTCTGGTCGCGGATGCGGTCATCCAGCCGGACGATCAGGCCGTGGCGTACATGATGTCGCCCGCGTTCGACCCGACCACGCAGGTGGTGCTGCCCGAGACGCCGCCCCGGCCGCTTCCGGGCGGACCGGTGCAGGGGGAGGTGACCTGGGAGACGCGCGGGATCAACGCGATGACGCTCCGGGTGCGCTCCGACCGCGAGGCCCTGCTGGTCGTGGCCGACAACTGGTATCCGGCGTGGAGCGCGCGCGTGGATGGGCAGGCGGCACCGGTGCTCCGTGCCTATCACACGCTGCGGGCCGTGCCCGTCCCGGCCGGGGAGAGCACGGTCGAGATGTACTACGACACGGCTTCGCTGCGTGGACCCTTCCTGCTGAGCCTGGTCTCGCTTCTCCTGCTGGGGGTGGCGCTGGTGTGGCCGGCGCTGCGCCGCGGCCGGAGCGGGGACGGCGAGTCGGCCGCGTGAGCAGGAACGTCCGCGCCGGGACCGGCTCCAGGTCCCGCCGTCTCCTGGTGCGCGTCCTCCAGCTCGGTGCCACCGTGCTGGTGACGTGGTTCATCCTCGACCGGCTCGGCCTCTCCCTCGGCGCCGTGCGCGACCTCGACCCGCGCTGGTGGCGACCGCAGGCGGGCCCGCTCGTCCTCTCGTCCCTCCTCCTGGCTGCGGCCTACGCGCTCTCCGGCGCGCTCTGGGGCGGCATGGTGCGGGAGCTGGGCGGAGGCGGACTGGGACACCGCCGGGGCATCGGGATCTACCTCGTGGCCAATCTGGGCCGCTACGTTCCGGGCAAGGTCTGGCAGATCCTGGGCCTGGCGTGGCTCGCCGGGCGGGCCGGCGTCCCGCCCACCGTGGCGACGTCGGCCGCCGTTCTGGGGCAGGCGCTCTCCCTGGCCGGCGCAGCGCTCGTCGGCGCGGTGGCGCTCTTCGGGGCGGACGGCGCGGAACGCACGCTGGCGCCGTGGGTGCTGGGAGCGGTCGCGCTCGGCATCCTGCTCACGCTCTCGAGGAGCTTCATGGAGAAGGCCCTGGCCCTCTGGTCGCGCGTGCTCCGCGCCCGGGAGACGCCCCAGGTGCCGGGCCCCACGTTCGGGCTTCGGTGGGCGGCCGCGTATGCGCTCAACTGGATCGCCTACGGGGTCGCCTTCGTGGTGTTCGCGAGCGCCTTCGGCGTGGACGTTCCCTGGGTGCCGACGGCGTCGGGCTTCGTGGCCTCCTGGCTGCTCGGCTACCTGGCCCTGTTCGCTCCCGCGGGCATCGGAGTGCGGGAAGGCGTCCTGGTGGCCTTGCTCAGCCCGTTCCTGGGGGCGGGGGCGGTGGCCGTCGCCGCGCTGTCCCGCGTGTGGCTCACGCTCGTGGAGGTCGTGGCCGCGCTGGCGTTGGGCGGAGGGGTGCTGCGGGAGGCGAGGGCGGTGGCGGGAGAGGCGTCATGAGCGGCAACGGCGGCACGCACGGGAATGGTGACGAGCGGTTCCTGGTCGTCATCCCGACCTACAACGAGCGTCGCAACGTGTCGATGGTCGTCCCGCTCGTGGCGGGGCAGGACCCGCGCGTGCACGTCCTGATCGTCGACGACAACTCCCCCGACGGCACCGGGCAGGAGGCGGACCGCCTCGCACGCGACAACCCCCGGATCCACGTGCTGCACCGGGAAGGGAAGGGCGGGTTGGGCCAGGCGTACATCGCCGGCTTCAAGTGGGGCCTCGAGCGAGATTTCGCGCTGTTCTTCGAGATGGACGCCGATCTCTCGCATCCGGCGGATCAGATCCCGGCGTTCATCGCCAAGTCCGCCGAGTGCGACGTGATCGTGGGCTCCCGGTACGTGGGCGGGCGGGTGGCGGTGGTCAACTGGCCGCTCTCGCGCCTCATGCTTTCTCTCTTTGGAAGTCTGTATGCTCGTGTCATAACGAGACTTCCGCTATCCGACGCCACGGGCGGATTCAACTGCTTCAAGCGGGAGGTGCTCGAAGCCATCGACGTCGACCGCATCCAGTCCACGGGCTACACGTTCCAGATCGAGCTCAAGCTCCGAGCGTGGCGGAAGGGGTTCCGTGTCTGCGAGATTCCGGTGATCTTCACCGAGCGGGCGGAGGGCGAATCCAAGATGTCCAAGCGCATCGTGCGCGAGGCCGTCTGGAGGGTATGGCAGCTCCGCCTGATGGACCTCTTCGGCCGGCTCTGAGCGGCCGGCCCAGACCCCGAGGGTAGCGCGCCTTGGCGCTCCATCATCTGCTCTATCGCTGTCCGCGGTGCGGCGCCGACCCGACCACAGGGGAGCGGGACCGCGCGCTGTGTCCCTCGTGCGGCCGCACGTACGTGCGGGTCCGCGAGGGCAGGCGCATCCGCATCCTCGACCGCGAGGGGCGCGTCGAGAACGCGCTGGTCCAGACCCTGGTGGGAGACATCGAGCGCCAGGGCGGCTCGCTGTCGGTGGCCCGGCGCGCGGACGGCACGGTGGAGTACAGCGCCGATGTCCGGGTGACCCGGGCGCTGTCCGAAGACGCCGTCGTGCACGAAGGGCGCCTGCTGGGGTATATCGAACGGATGAGCGATCCCGTCCCCGGCGTGCTGACCATCACGGACGACGCGCTGACCTTCCGGCCCGCGGACGAGCCGACCGAGGAGCACTGGCGGCTGCGCGGCCTCAAGGCCGTCCAGACCAGCTCCGCGGCGCTGCAGATCTCGCCGCAGGACGGTCCGGTCGTCCAGTTCCGCTTCGTGGCCGACTCGCCGTTCCGGTGGGAGGACCTGCTGCGGACGCTGCTCGTGCAGGCCTATGCGCGCGAGGGCCTGGAGATCGTGGAGTTCCAGCCCCGGATCGTGGCGGCATGAGCGAGCGCTTCCCGTCCTCCGTGCCGCCCTGGCGTGCGTCCCTGTACGCGCCCGTGCAGCGCCTCATGCGGTGGGTGTTGATGCCGCTCCTGGCGCGCGTGGACGTGGAGGGTCGCGAGCACATCCCGGCGGACGGCCCCTTCTTCCTGATCCCGAATCATCAGAGCGTGCTCGACCCGCTGATCGTGCAGGCCCTCTGCCGCCGGCCGGTCTACTCCATGACCAAGAGCACGCAGTTCACCGGTCGCCTGATGCGTTGGCTGCTGCCCCGCATCGGCGCCTTCCCGGTGCGGCGCTACCGCACGGACGCGCAGGCGGTCCGCACCGTGCTGCGGCTGATCGAGGAAGGGAAGGGCGTCGGCATCTACCCCGAAGGGGAGCGCTCCTGGGACGGACAGCTCCAACCGCTGCGGCGAGGCACGATCCGCGTCCTGCTCAAGGCGGGTGTGCCCATCATCCCGGTGGGGATCGCGGGCTCATACGACGTATGGCCGCGCTGGAGCAAGCGACCGCGCCGCTGCCGTGTCCGTCTGCGCTACGGGGCGCCCATCGTCTTCGGTGCACACGCGGATCGGCTCGCGCGGGAGGCGGCGCTGCCGGCGGCCCGCAAGCGGCTGGAGGCGGCCCTGCGGGAGCTGATCGACGAGACCAGCGGAGCGCGGGAAGGGGATGCGCGCGTGCCGGACCGCAGCCTGCCCGACGCCAAGGAGCGCTGGGCGTGAGCGAGCGGATCATCGGCAAGGAGTACTACGACCGCTCCGACTACTTCGAAGGCGGTACCGGGCACCTGACCGACCTGGACAGCCCCTTCCAGCAATACCGCATCCGGAAGGTGCTGGAGATCCATCGGCCCGTGGCCGAGGACCGCGTCGTGGACCTGGGATGCGGCTGGGGCACGTTCTGCTTTGCGCTCGCGCCCGCGGTGAAGGAGATCGTGGGCGTCGACTTCTCCGAGAAGTCCATCGAGCTCTGCGAGAAGCGGCTCGCGCAGGCGCCCTTCGACAACGTCCGCTTCGTGTGCGCGGACGGTGGGGACACGGGGCTACCCGCCGGGGTCTGGGACATGGTGCTGGCGGCCGACCTCTTCGAGCACCTGTATCCCGACGACTCGGCGCGGGTCTTCGCGGAGGCCTTCCGCCTGTTGGCGCCCGGGGGGCGCTTCGCCGTCTGGACCCCGCACCGCGGGCACATCCTCGAGGTGCTCAAGAACAACGAGATCCTGCTCGAGCGCGACATCAGCCACGTGGACTACAAGTCCATGGCGCGGCTGAAGAGCTATGCGACGGAGGCCGGCTTCGACGTGGAGCGGGCCTACTACGCGGAGTCACACGTGCCGGGGCTGTCCCTGGTGGAGCGCGCCCTCCAGGGGGCCGTCCCACTCCTGCGCCGCCGGATCGCCCTGCTGGCCCGCAAGCCGTTCCGCGCCCTGTAGCGACGGCCGGCCCCGGAGGCCCGTCCGACCGGCGTGCCGGGCCGTTCGCCCCATGCTAAACTGAGTGTCACCGGCGTGCCCGGCCCTCGCGGTGTCCGGGGGCCTTTCCCATCGATCCCAGAGACCCATGCCCGTACCATCGATGAAGCGATTCCTGATGGCCGCGGCTTCCGCGGTCCTCCTGGCCGGCCCGGCGCCGGTGGAGGCCCAGCAGCGGCCCATGACCTTCCTGGACATGCAGTACCTCAACCGTGCCGGGTCGTGGGCGCCGAGTCCCGACGGTGCCTGGTTGCTGTACACGGTCACCACGCCCGACTGGGAGGAGGACCGGCAGCAATCCGACATCCACCTCGTCTCCCTCGCGGAGGGACTGCCGTCCGAGCGGCAGCTCACCTTCACGGAAGACAAGAACGAGGAGTCTCCCGCCTGGACCCCCGACGGCGCCTGGTTCGCCTTCCTGTCGGACCGGGATGCCAGCGGGAACGGCCGCGAAGGGCGTCGCAACCAGGTCTATCTGATGCGACCGGACGGCGGTGAGGCGCGCAAGATCACGGACGCCGAGGGCGGCGTAGGCAACTTCGCGTTCAGCCCGGACGGCGCCTGGCTCGTCTACCGCGCGGGCCGCGAGCTCGATGCGCAGCTCTACCGTCTGCCGATGGCCACCGTCTTCGAAGCCGAAGCGGAGAAGATGACCGAGACCGAAGCGGGCGTGGAGCAGTGGGCGTTCGCTCCGGACGGGAAGCGCATCTACTTCACCACGCCCGACGCGCGCGACAAGGACGAGGAGCTGCGACGGGAGAAGGGCTTCACGGTCAACATCCAGAACGCCGAGACGCCGCTGTCCAGCCTGTGGGCCATCGACGTCGCCTCCGGCGCCGTCAACCGGCTGACCCGCGACCCGTCGATCTCGGTGGATCGCTTCCAGGTGTCTCCCGACAGCCGCTGGGTGGGCTTCCGCGGCGGATCTGCGGAGCGCTACGAGCGCAACATCACCGAGGAGGGCATCAACGCGGACCTGTTCCTGCTGGAGGTGGCCACCGGTCAGGTCGAGCGTCTCACCGACAATGAGGAAGTGGGGGAGAACGGACCGTCCTTCTCGCCCGACAGC from Gemmatimonadota bacterium includes the following:
- the wecB gene encoding UDP-N-acetylglucosamine 2-epimerase (non-hydrolyzing), which produces MSAGAARPRVLAVVGTRPEAIKMAPVISALEARADEVDVTVALTGQHTDMVDQVLEVFGYAPAYDLELMRDGQTLYDVADGCLAGLRRVVQEVRPDALVVQGDTATVFFGALVAFFERVRVGHVEAGLRSHDKWAPWPEEIFRRLTDVVTDFYFAPTAGARNNLLAEDVPPDQVFVTGNTVVDALRQVSASDRTATHPRVRALLASGRRLVLLTAHRREAFGEPLRAVFGAVRRIVDAHPEIDLLYPVHPNPNVRGPAQELLADHPRIHLTEPLGYVDLVRVLERARLVLTDSGGIQEEAPTFGTPVLVLRDVTERPEGVRAGVATLVGTDAQRIEREAARLLSGKGAARVTSNPYGDGRAGERIADALIAGLAGTPRRLQEWRAP
- a CDS encoding glycosyltransferase; this encodes MRRHDFAVVVPAYNEAAVIPDLVRELKAAFAAHELDGEVLLVDDGSSDGTAELAEREAAGWPNFRVLRHRVNRGKTEAMVTAAEATERSVLVLFDADLQHTPDEIPRFLEKIDEGWDIVTGRKIGAYDKRAVSSVYNRLSRWIFRVPVQDLNSMKAFRREVLTEIPLRHDWHRFFVVMAYARGYSVSEIDVTLHPRRAGESKYRGPFRVIVGLLDLVSVWFLLLFSRKPLILFGVSGLVLVGLGLTVALVAFYLRFVMGQGFRPLLYLVILLETVGFLLLGFGLVSEMIAQLRTELERVKRDLDRTLRPGSEGRP
- the rpoN gene encoding RNA polymerase factor sigma-54 codes for the protein MAFNTKLYQSAQLKQEMKINPRLYQAMELLYMPLLDLQQHLKTEMAENPFLEMQEADVEEDVEVTEEGKEEKDEDEMDWEEILLDGFDVGGRRQQYEQREFFQPTPVASQDLQDHLFEQLRHSDLAERDMRMGEEIIGNIDDDGSLSCGLDQVVTGVNDWLDEARAVSRDRIAGLADEDEIEYRNELALLDEIFHPYTVEDAESVLKVIQNFDPPGVAARDLRESILIQLRQLGEQDTLAAKIVEHHFDDLLNHRWSDIAKTLSISPKEVQDAADEISKLDPKPGLKYSAAPDHYVIPDLIVEEIDGEYMVFVNDTSLPRLRISQAYREVARDKNQFKGENKEFISSKLNSANWMIQAIEQRRQTMLKVMNYIVDRQRAFFDKGVQHLKPLTLREVAEHIDMHESTVSRVTNEKFVQTPRGVYSLKFFFSSGLSTATGEDISARGVKAKIKKLVDEEDPKKPLTDQTIVNLLKSDGVKIARRTVAKYRDQLGILPARMRKRV
- a CDS encoding polyprenol monophosphomannose synthase — its product is MSGNGGTHGNGDERFLVVIPTYNERRNVSMVVPLVAGQDPRVHVLIVDDNSPDGTGQEADRLARDNPRIHVLHREGKGGLGQAYIAGFKWGLERDFALFFEMDADLSHPADQIPAFIAKSAECDVIVGSRYVGGRVAVVNWPLSRLMLSLFGSLYARVITRLPLSDATGGFNCFKREVLEAIDVDRIQSTGYTFQIELKLRAWRKGFRVCEIPVIFTERAEGESKMSKRIVREAVWRVWQLRLMDLFGRL
- a CDS encoding lysophospholipid acyltransferase family protein; this encodes MSERFPSSVPPWRASLYAPVQRLMRWVLMPLLARVDVEGREHIPADGPFFLIPNHQSVLDPLIVQALCRRPVYSMTKSTQFTGRLMRWLLPRIGAFPVRRYRTDAQAVRTVLRLIEEGKGVGIYPEGERSWDGQLQPLRRGTIRVLLKAGVPIIPVGIAGSYDVWPRWSKRPRRCRVRLRYGAPIVFGAHADRLAREAALPAARKRLEAALRELIDETSGAREGDARVPDRSLPDAKERWA
- a CDS encoding methyltransferase domain-containing protein; its protein translation is MSERIIGKEYYDRSDYFEGGTGHLTDLDSPFQQYRIRKVLEIHRPVAEDRVVDLGCGWGTFCFALAPAVKEIVGVDFSEKSIELCEKRLAQAPFDNVRFVCADGGDTGLPAGVWDMVLAADLFEHLYPDDSARVFAEAFRLLAPGGRFAVWTPHRGHILEVLKNNEILLERDISHVDYKSMARLKSYATEAGFDVERAYYAESHVPGLSLVERALQGAVPLLRRRIALLARKPFRAL
- a CDS encoding lysylphosphatidylglycerol synthase domain-containing protein, whose protein sequence is MSRNVRAGTGSRSRRLLVRVLQLGATVLVTWFILDRLGLSLGAVRDLDPRWWRPQAGPLVLSSLLLAAAYALSGALWGGMVRELGGGGLGHRRGIGIYLVANLGRYVPGKVWQILGLAWLAGRAGVPPTVATSAAVLGQALSLAGAALVGAVALFGADGAERTLAPWVLGAVALGILLTLSRSFMEKALALWSRVLRARETPQVPGPTFGLRWAAAYALNWIAYGVAFVVFASAFGVDVPWVPTASGFVASWLLGYLALFAPAGIGVREGVLVALLSPFLGAGAVAVAALSRVWLTLVEVVAALALGGGVLREARAVAGEAS
- a CDS encoding glycosyltransferase family 4 protein yields the protein MNVLMHCVYFPPEVGGLESHVYYLCRALVRAGHSVSVVTSRSLPEAPPYEVMEGIEVHRTWFPARNPAGWILHALGSLPTTRKLAYRADVVHAQAFQSVPPCAWGVRGQNTPLVATLHTSHFLVRAQKPAWQPVLRRVVTAPHHVFAASSEIAAVAESLAPGVRVEPLTNGVETDLFKPVKPAFPPGARRRLVVPRRLFPKNGVEYFIRALPHIARGADVEALLVGDGPERERLEALARELGVAERVRFLGRQVNADMPALLCSAELAVFPSLMEATSVAALESMACERPVAASRVGGLPEIVDDEVGGLFEPADPEDLARVVLELLARPDLADLGRRARRRVEEQWSNRRLAERHIEVYQDLLRRARGRAWSAAHPS